The following is a genomic window from Oscillospiraceae bacterium.
AATACATATTGTGGGAGCATCGGTTATTGCACTATTTATAGGAATGATAATGAATCATTTTTGGAGGCCGGATTTCTTGAACGCAGGAATCAAGTTTGCATCAAAGAAAGTTTTGAAATTTGCTATTATTCTCCTGGGCGCTTCTCTCAGTGTTGGGGTGATTCTTTCCGTGGGTAAATTATCATTGATGGTAATGGTTTTCACTCTTT
Proteins encoded in this region:
- a CDS encoding putative sulfate exporter family transporter, yielding MKIIKKVWGIIPGFAISILIAVVAKTIESRLPIHIVGASVIALFIGMIMNHFWRPDFLNAGIKFASKKVLKFAIILLGASLSVGVILSVGKLSLMVMVFTL